AAGGCCGGCCGCGTGATCCGGTTCTTCGAACGCAACTTACGGCACTGGAAGGGCGAGTGGGCCGGTCAGGCGCTCAAGCTGCAGCCGTGGCAGCAGTTTGTGCTGTGGGTGATCTTCGGATGGCGGCGTGCCGACGGCATGAGGCGGTTCCGGCGCGTGTGGCTCGAAGTCGGCCGGAAGAACGGGAAAACACTGCTCGCGGCCGGCCTCGGCCTCTACCTCATGGACCCCGACGGCGAGCCAGGGGCCGAGATCTTCGCAACCGCCACCAAGCTCTCGCAAGTGAGCCGGTATGTCATGCGTGACGCGTGGGAAATGAGCCGGCAATCAGATCTACTGCGCGACCGTATCGAGTGCACCCGCACCATCGAGGGGGGGCCGGTGCACCTCGTGTGTGAGGCGCGGAAGAGCACCTTCACGGCTCTTTCGTCCGAGTCCAGCACCTTTGACGCGCTCAACGTGCATGGCGCGATCCTCGACGAGATGCACGAGCATCGGACGATGACGGCGTACGAGAAGCTCGAAACCGGGATGGGTGCGCGGCGGCAGCCGATGCTCATCGTCGTCACCACCGCCGGCGATGACACACCCGAGACGCCGTACGCCAAGTTACATGACTACGCGGTCAACGTGCTCGAAGGCTTCGCCTCGGGGTTCGACGATGACGCGCTCGCCGTGTTCATCTTTGCACTCGACGAAGACGACGATCCGTTTGATTCCGACGTGTGGGAAAAGGCCAACCCGAACCTCGGCGTCAGTGTGAAGCGCGAGTACCTCGCCGAGCAGGCACAGAAGGCCGAGAACGACGGCGCATTCATGCCGAGTTTCCTGCGCTACCACTGCAACCGCCGAGCTGCCGCTGCGGCACGCGCGATCGCGCCGGAGCACTGGGACGCGTGTGCCGAGGCCATCGACTGGAGCGAGTACGACGGCGCCACGTGCTACGGCGGGATCGACCTCTCGAGCACCCAAGATCTCACCTCGGTGGCGCTGTGCTTCGTTCGCGGGGACGGCGGGATCGTCTACCGATGGTGGAATTTTCTGCCGATCGAGCTGCTGGCTGAGAACAGCCGCCGCGATCTCGTGCCGTACGCCGATTGGGCGGCGCAAGGCCACCTACTGACGACACCAGGCAACCAGATCGATGACCGTGCGATCGCCGCGCTCGTGCTCGAGCTCAGCGAGCGGTATCACGTGGCGCAGTGGGCGGTGGACCCGTGGCACGCCGTGCAGCTCGCCAACAGGCTGCAGGAAGTCGGCATCACCGTCGTCAAGTTCACGCAGGACTTGCCGAGCTTCGGCGCGCCGGTGATGCACTTTCTGGACGAGGTCCGGGCCGGCGCCATGCGCCACGACGGCAACCCGCTCGTGCGGTGGTGTGCGCTCAACGCCGTGACGAAGGAGGACGCGCACGGCAACCGGAAGTTCCACAAGGCCGCGAGTCGCAAGCGCATCGACCCGATTGTCGCGGCGACGATGGCGCGTGGCCGAGCGCTCGTGCTCGACACCGGCGCGGCCGTGGTGGCGCTGTACGAGTCCGAAGGGCTGACGGTACTGTGATGCGGCCGTTTGACTGGTTCGATCTGTTGACGGTGGGCGGCCTCGGCATGGTGTTCGTCGGTCTCTGGTGGCTCATGCCGGCGGCGGCGCTCATCGTCGTCGGTGTCGTGGTCTTTCTCGCCGGCGTCCGTGGTGAGGCTGGCAATCGGAGGGCTCGCTGATGGGCCGATTCGCGCAGGTTTTTCGAGCCGCGGTGGACGCCGACTTGCTGCGCGGCGATCGTGGGTGGACATCCGTCGGCAGCGTTGGGCCGTTCGTTGCCGGCGCGAGCACCGCCTCGGGCCGGACGGTGACGTTCGACAACGCGCTACGTAACAGCGCCGTGTGGCGCGCCGTCGTTCTCAAGAGCAGCCTGCTCGGCATGTTTCCGTGCCGCGTCTACCAAGAGCTGCCGAACGGCAGCCGGCGGCTCGCGAGCGAGCACCCGAACACGCGGCTGCTGCACTGGCGGCCGAACCCGTGGCAAACGCCGTACCAGTTTCGGGCGATGGTCGAGGGGCACCGGATCACGAGGGGCAATGCGTACGTGGCGATCATCCGCGATCGAGGCGGCACCGTGCGTAGTCTTGTGCCGCTGCACCCGGATCGCGTGCGCGTCGTCACTGACGACCAGGGCATGCCGCGGTATGACGTGGCGATGCGCACCGGCGAGCGGCCGGTGAGACTCGGGTGGATGGAATGCCTGCATCTCACCGGGCCGAGCCTCGAGGGCTTCATCGGCCTTTCGCCGATCGAGCACGCGGCTGAGGCGATCGGCATCGCGCAGGCCGGCGAGGAGTACGCCGCGCGCGTCTACAGCTCGGGCGGTGCGCAGCGTGGTGCGCTCGTCCACAAGGGGCCGGCACTGTCGGACGCGGCCAAGGCGCGGCTCAAAGAGGCGTGGCAGGCCGCCTACGGGCCGAACAGCGAGGCGCACCGCGTCGCCGTGCTCGAGGAAGATCTCGACTGGAAGACGCTCGGCGTGACGCCAGAGCAGGCGCAGAGCCTCGAGAGCCGCCAGCACCAGGTCATCGACATCGGCCGATACTGGGGCATCCCGCCGTGGTTACTCTTTGAGCACTCTAAAGATACATCGTGGGGCTCAGGAATAGAGCAGACAAACCAAGCCTTTCTCTTGTATTGCATGCAACCTGACTTGATCAACTGGGAACAACGGATGCTGCTGGATCTGTTCGACGAGTCCGAGATCGAGGCCGGCTACTACCCGGAGTTCACCGTCGAGGTGTTGCTACGCGGCGACATGGCGGCGCGTGGCGCGTTCTACCGAGTCATGCGCGAGATCGGCGCCTACAGCGTCGACGACATCCTCGCCAAAGAAAACCTACCGCTGGTCGGCGGGGCTGGAGGCAGCGAGCGTTGCCGGCCGGCCAACTGGGTGCCGATCGGTACCCCTGCCGGCGCAGGAGGGAACAATGAGTGAGCGACCTATCCTCAGCATTGACGAGCTGGCGCGGCGCTGCCACGCGGCACGCGCGCAGGCCGAGAGCATCCCGGCTGCCGGCAGCTTCGCCGTGCGCGCGGCGATGACGGCGGCAATCGAGCCGCCGGTCGACGGCTCGCGACGCATGATCTTCGTCCTGCGCTCGGGCGAGGACACCGATCGCAACGGCTACCGCACGAACCCCGGCGGCTGGCGGACTGAGAACTACATGCGGAACCCCGTCGTGCTGTGGGCGCACGATCAGACGAGCCTGCCCGTGGCGCGCTGCACCCGGCTGTGGACGGACGGTGACATGCTGCTCGCCGAGGCCGAGTTCACGCCGGAGGGCATGCTGCGCTTCAACGACAGCGTTTTCGAGCTGCTCGCCGGCGGCTTTCTCAACGCCGTCTCATGCGGCTGGGTGCCGATCGACTACGAGTTCGTCGAGCTCGAAGATGGCGGGTGGGAAATCGCGTTCAAAGAGCAGGATCTCATCGAGTTTTCGATTGTTCCGGTGCCGGCCGACCCCGGTGCGCTGCGCGTCGCCGCGGCGCGCGGCCTCGATGTGGGTCCGGTGCGTGCGTGGGCGCAGAAGCTGCTCGGCGAGCCGCGGTACATCATCACTGCTGACGGCGTCGACGCCGGCGGTCGCGCTGCTGCCGCGATCCGCAGGCAGTTCGAGGAGTTTTACCCTGGCGCCAAGGCGCTCGTCGTGCCGGCCGGGATGACGATCACCGCGCTACCCGGCACCTACGCGCCACCCATACCGACGATGACAGCCGGCGAGCTGGCGGCCGAGGTTGCCGCCATCACCGCCGGCGTGGATGATGCCGACACGGCGAGCACAGACGCCGCCGCGTCTACCACAGAGGTCACCTCTGCCGGCCTCCCGCTCGACTGGTATAGGGTCCAGCTCGAGCTCGCAAAGGCGGAGCAGGAGAAATCATGAACCAGAAAATTCTGGCGTTGCAAAAGGCCAGG
This region of Candidatus Cloacimonadota bacterium genomic DNA includes:
- a CDS encoding terminase large subunit — protein: KAGRVIRFFERNLRHWKGEWAGQALKLQPWQQFVLWVIFGWRRADGMRRFRRVWLEVGRKNGKTLLAAGLGLYLMDPDGEPGAEIFATATKLSQVSRYVMRDAWEMSRQSDLLRDRIECTRTIEGGPVHLVCEARKSTFTALSSESSTFDALNVHGAILDEMHEHRTMTAYEKLETGMGARRQPMLIVVTTAGDDTPETPYAKLHDYAVNVLEGFASGFDDDALAVFIFALDEDDDPFDSDVWEKANPNLGVSVKREYLAEQAQKAENDGAFMPSFLRYHCNRRAAAAARAIAPEHWDACAEAIDWSEYDGATCYGGIDLSSTQDLTSVALCFVRGDGGIVYRWWNFLPIELLAENSRRDLVPYADWAAQGHLLTTPGNQIDDRAIAALVLELSERYHVAQWAVDPWHAVQLANRLQEVGITVVKFTQDLPSFGAPVMHFLDEVRAGAMRHDGNPLVRWCALNAVTKEDAHGNRKFHKAASRKRIDPIVAATMARGRALVLDTGAAVVALYESEGLTVL
- a CDS encoding phage portal protein, translating into MGRFAQVFRAAVDADLLRGDRGWTSVGSVGPFVAGASTASGRTVTFDNALRNSAVWRAVVLKSSLLGMFPCRVYQELPNGSRRLASEHPNTRLLHWRPNPWQTPYQFRAMVEGHRITRGNAYVAIIRDRGGTVRSLVPLHPDRVRVVTDDQGMPRYDVAMRTGERPVRLGWMECLHLTGPSLEGFIGLSPIEHAAEAIGIAQAGEEYAARVYSSGGAQRGALVHKGPALSDAAKARLKEAWQAAYGPNSEAHRVAVLEEDLDWKTLGVTPEQAQSLESRQHQVIDIGRYWGIPPWLLFEHSKDTSWGSGIEQTNQAFLLYCMQPDLINWEQRMLLDLFDESEIEAGYYPEFTVEVLLRGDMAARGAFYRVMREIGAYSVDDILAKENLPLVGGAGGSERCRPANWVPIGTPAGAGGNNE